The Syntrophorhabdaceae bacterium region CGCAGTGCCGCGGTATCCTCCTGATTGACCAGGTTCAACTTATTATAAGACATTGAAGTCTCTTCCGTAGACTCATGTCTCTCCAATTCTCCGGTGGGGCGTGATGTGAAGAACCATTAACGGGCCATTCTTCTATGGGAGTTGACGCCGTGCGCCCGGACAGGCCTGCTGAAGGCGGAATGTCCTGCCCGGGCAGGTCCGGCAAAGGAGGGAAATGTTGGATAAGAGCATAACTGACAATATTCCGGACCACTGGTATCAAAAAACGGCGACGAAATTTATTTGCCTACGCTGCAAGAGGAGTTTTAGCCGCGAATATAAGCCAAAAAGCCTGCGGGGCAGGAAGGGGGAGCATGGGTCAAATATGTTTTCCCTTTGGGCCTGGTACAATTTCAGGCGCCATTTGCTGAAGTGCCGGACCGGGGGCATCGGCTTTAATAAGGATGGGGACTTCGGATAAGAAGCGACATAGGGCTTTTCCATTACAAAGGGAGGAGGTAGGATGAAGAAGATTGAGGCCCTTATTAAACCGTTCAAACTGGACGAGGTGGCGAGCGCTCTCACGGCAATCGGGATTCAGGGTATGACGGTGAGCGAGGTAAAAGGTTTCGGCAGGCAAAAAGGGCACACGGCGCTTCACGGCGGCAATGCGCATGAAATGATCTTTGTGGCCAAGGTAAAGATAGACCTCGTGGTAGCTGACGACATTGTCGAAAAGGCGCTACTGGTAATACAGGAGAGCGCGCAAACCGGGGATTTCGGAGATGGAAAAATATTCGTCTCCTCTCTTGAAGATGTGGTGAGAATAAGGACCGGGGAAAAAGGCGTCACCACCATTCGATGAGCCGGGAAGCAGACAGGTTCGGGCTGCGCCGCCACTCCCGCCTGCTATTCCATTTCCTGTGAGAAGAAACAAAGAAGCTTGACAATCATTATTACCTATGGTATATAACGGTAGAGCGTTATGCATAAGGTTATATAACCACGACCTTCGTGCTTCATCTCCTTTCTATAAGCGGCCGCTTCAGCACCCGGAATGTTGAAGCGGCTGTTCCATACCCTTACTTGCGTAAAAGCGACGTCAGAAGAAATACCAGCCCCCCACCCTAAAGGCCTGTTGCGTCGCATCCTTGCTGAGCCCGTTCGGGATGACTGTCCCGCCCGAGGTCACGGTTCCATAATTGGCGTATCTGCTCACGAAATATGCATATTCGGCCCCGAAACGAACCGCTTGATTCAGATCGTAACAGAGGCTGACGATATATTGGGTGACGTTCTGCGGTGTATTGGCATGAATGAAGCGGGCTCCGGAGGGCGAAAGAGCCCCGGTGAAATCTTTGCCGAGATCGTTTCTAAGGTACCCATACCACCCGTTCACGAAGAGACTATCGGTGAGGAAATAGGTTATCTGGCCCCAAAGGCCGTACATTCTGGGTGCGACGAAATCGGGCAAAGGATCTGTGGCGGGCTGCGGGGCTG contains the following coding sequences:
- a CDS encoding P-II family nitrogen regulator — protein: MKKIEALIKPFKLDEVASALTAIGIQGMTVSEVKGFGRQKGHTALHGGNAHEMIFVAKVKIDLVVADDIVEKALLVIQESAQTGDFGDGKIFVSSLEDVVRIRTGEKGVTTIR